Within the Hevea brasiliensis isolate MT/VB/25A 57/8 chromosome 2, ASM3005281v1, whole genome shotgun sequence genome, the region CTGAATAAAGCACCTTAAAGTAACTATGATTCGAAAAAGTATTGGTCAACTTCTCACTAATTCTTCAATGTGAAATATGAAGGGAGGAATGAATTCAGGTTCACCCTCACAATCAGAAATTGCATAGTTTATTTGTTCTGTTCTGAGAACTTGATTAAAACAGTCCACTGTGATGATGCTCAGAAAATATATAGCAGTTGAAATATTTTAGcaataagttaattatgaatAAATCATGAATTTCTCAGAGGATATAATTGTGTCTTTGtctcttagatttttttttttttaaaaaaagtataCCATGAAAAGAAGATTGTTTTTTTGAGAAGAAAAAATAGATACCAATGCAATTAAAGAATAAATTAATAACGAGGCACACCTGAAATGAATAGGAGCATAGGTTCGAAAGAAGACTTGAGTCTTGCTCATATTTATTTTGCTATGCGTCCAATCAATCAAAGTTTCAAGTGATCTTCGGTATGCAGTTTCAACGCTCATATCCATCTTTACCTCATCCCCCTCTTGGAAGTAGCAATCCCTAACGAATAACACAAACCAAAGATCAAATATCAATACCATAATCATAATAGGACAAACAGATCACAATTTCCTTCAGCTTTCAAACAGTATTAAGTATGCAAACCTGAGTGAAAACCTCTAAATTTATGGTCACTGTTTCAAAATCTCAATAATGTGGCTTCCTTAAGACTTGTACCAGGATCTTATAAAGACAACAAAGGTCACTGAAAAAATAGAGAAGTTAAGAAGAAAGCAAGAAAACAGAGCTCAACTATTCCCCTTCTAAAACTAAGGAATGTTAATAAGGCATTATCAGCCAACTTCTTGTTAGTTTCACCCACCATGATAACTCTGATCTGACTTCACTTCTATCAAGGTTGCCAACTATTCCTGCAGTGATCTTCATCCAGTGGAGttcagagaaagaaagagaggtaGGTAGGTCATATTCAATTCATTTCCAATTTTGTTGCGAAGGCCAGAATGCGTAAAGGACAATGGCAGTGTGCAGGACACAAGTGGTATGGTGATGATAGCAGAACAGTGCTAATGGTATTGGTGATAACATTGTAGGTAATATGTGTGTTTTCATAGTGGCAACAATAAGAAGGTGGAAATATTATTGTGGGAAGAGGTGACAACTGGTTGGTAATACATCAGCACAATAAAAAAGTAACGTACAAAGAttcttttgcatttttttttcttctgaaATTCTTCTGTCTAAACTTTAAAAGGTATAAACCTAGGAGAATCTGATCTAGTAGTTCTGAGCGTCATTATCTCAATGACCACTATACATACTATAGACAACATAAGCCCTTGGGGCTTGGCTTCAATGATAAAGGGTTAAATGGGATTTTTATAGATTCCTTAGTTCCCAACCTGAACAAGCAAAAAATAAAGGAATAATGTTTTTGGAACTTCTCTCCCTGCACCCATCTACAAAATGGACATACCTTTGGCCACCTTATAAGGCCTAAGTTTCTATACTGAGCAGATGCATGTGCTACCTAAACATCACATTCATCTCTTTATAACTCTTTTAGTGAAACTATCATAAGATATTTTGCTCAATATCCCCAAGTAATGGGAGCATgggattaaaagaaataaaaagaagaagagggTATAAGATAAGTTGTATTTACACTCTTATGGTCTTCTCATAATTCCACCAATGACCAGAGTTGAAAATCAACACATCCGCATTTCTCCACTGAGGGGAAGTCCAATCCAATTTATCTACTCTTAAAGTCATTTTCACCTTTTCTGGAGCACCAACTGGAGGACGGCCCTGGTAAATTAGAAATGGAGCTCTGTAATATTCAACAGTGCAATTATAGTCCTTGAACATGAACGCTAGAAACCCTCTATGCTTTGTGATTGGCCTCCCATTCACCTCATAGATTGAAGAATTGTCACGAACAGCAGTGGCAAGCATACAAAGGAGGGACTCCCATTGGTTTCTTCCAACTGAGTCCCCAACAAATACAAGCCGCCTGTTCCTCAGCTTTTCCAACATCACCTTTGCATCAAATCTAATCTCGAGGAAGATATCAAAATGGAAGTTACAAAACCAAGCAGAAAGCTGAAGGAGGATAAAcactaatttaaaaattcagatcaaaGAAAGCTGACTAACAGGAAAGTAAAAAATTAAGAGGTTTCCAGCTGAATGATAAATGCAAATTCCCTTTAAACAAACTTTTTCgttaattgaaatttaaactaTAAGAATTAAGCCAAAAATCCCCGATGAATCATTATCAAACAGAAGAGAAACACCAATAATCCAGATACATAAAGCATAAATAAGGACAACCACTATCCACAAATTATTATTAGCGAAAAGCAAAATAACACCTTCCATGATTTgcaaaaaaaggaaacagaatccACGACTATAAGCTAATTTACAGGCAGTAAGAtcgttaataataaaaaaaataaaaattatcttcCTTTTTGTAGCTGGGAGAAATTAAGGAAAAGCTTCATTTAACTGAAACTAATGGTACAGCTATTTAATTTAGTAGCCTGTTATCTGTGTACCAAAACAAATGCATCAACTAAAAGTGACAGTATAAAATGTTTATCTTCTTGATTCCAGAGTTCCTGAGCTACTAATCCAAATTAAAAAGCGAAaagataaaatcaaataaatggaTCATATTTAAAGCAAGAAACAGTACCTCGGCAAGTCACAATGATTGGGTTGCCAACGCCACTTGGTGTAGAAACTGTCAGGCCTTCCATTCTCTAAACACCTAAACCCAGTATCTATAAAGGAGCAATCTTTACTCTGATACAAGGGATAGCTATCGTCCCAAATCCAGTTCCCATCAAAAATGTCACACCCAACACCACGCTTATCAAGAAAACCCGGCCGTCCATTATCAGTATTCAGTTCTGATGATGAAGATGGAGTAACCAGTCCCAGCCAAGAAACCCCATGGTGCCGCAGGCCACGAGTGACAGATCGGTAATCCAAGTAGAAGAAGCAGCCAATGAAAAGGAGAGTGACCAGAAGGAAACCAAGAATGCCAAGAGAGGGCTCAAGAGGATTCAAGCGTTTGAATTTCTTGCACAAGTCCAAGTGGGTCATTGTGTCCTGGTGATATTGTGAAGATGCGGTGTTGCCGCTACTGTTAATCAAGGATATTTTGTGCTCAAAGATGGTACAAAAGGGCGTTCGTTCTTTAAAAATGGTGGGTCTAATGAGAGGGGATCATGGAGGGTGGGGTATCAAAGAGAAAGAAATCAATGGCAAAAACCGGTTTTGCAGTATATGGGGTGGTTTTGTTTTGTCTTGTTTAGATAATGaagaaatgaaataataataattacagcatttaaaacatttttcaCAGAAAGAGAGAGATGGAAGTTCTGATTGGCAGAACCTGGGCGATGAACATGAAGATGAAAACAATTCAGAGCACTTTATTAAGCATTCAATGCGTTTCAGGCTAAGCAAATTAGCATTGGTGGAAAAGAGCAAAGGCCAGTACTTGGTGGGAAAGGTGATAATTCAGAAACAGAGGGTGGAATTAATGTGATTTCAAGCAAAAGAAATACTCCCTGGTACTTGAATATGATAAGAAGAATGAATGAACAAGATTTGCGATTGTGTAGAGAAAAGCTTGAAGAGGGCCAACTCCAATGAGCAGAAATTGGTATCGGTTTCAGTAAATGGCAATTACATCGAGCAGTTGACagacagagaaagagagagaaagtggAGATAATGTGAATGCGATGTGAACGTGATCGTGGTTGAAGGAATTGGCCCTAAGCTAGGCCCGACAAAAACACAGTCAGCAGTCAGCTCAGTGGACAATTTTCACTGACGAAATTGCCCTTCCATCGATTTCGCTAATTATACGACGCGTTTGGACTTCTATTGCACCACTTCCCCTCGGTCCTCGCGCTtgatcaaagtttcaaatttttggAATATTTTCTAGCCATTCCttgttgaaaattttatttttttaacatattaattaaaaaatatttcaaaaataatttaaaattaaatttaataaatttcaaccacaatattaataatattttcatttaaataattttaactctttaatttcaatgttaaatagatattaaatttattatttttttgctaaaaaaataaatttattttttatttatcttaaattataatttttaaaaaataattttttattagtttattaatATATCAATAATGAtatgaattattattttttaattatattaattatatttttatagatattaatttaaaaaaaataaatcagtgAGTTACTTTGGAgttcttaaattatttatttatttattagtttttaaatttaataattatattagttaatttttaattttttactctATATATTAAATAGCACTCGCAAGCaagtttaaaaaagaaaaaaaaattctttagCTCATTACTTCATTATGAACAAAACAAATGATCTGATTATTTGTAGAATCAAGTTGAGTTTAGAGTTTAAGTTTGGTTCATCAAAATTCTTTTAAATTTGAGTTAAAATCAAGTCTGACTTGTTTTCGAAAGCGAGTTTATCAATAAGTTAAAGATTAAAGATCAACATATTTTCTAAAGTTAAGTTAAGCTTTTATCTAATTATGTCTCCAACGATTTACTGGTGACTATATTTATTTTACAGTTACAGTAAGTTCTAAGTTtatatttatgaaaataaaaattatgtaattttTATTAGACTTAAGATAATaggtttaaaattaaataattttaactaaatgagcTAACTCATAAAACTATTCACCAATCACCTTGCGAATTATTTAAATAAGTGAGCTTACAAATATTAATGAGTCGAATATCAATAAATTTGACTTATGATTGTTTATTAAATAATCCTATAAATTAAGTTCAAACTTagcttttttattaaaaaaaatgtcaAATTTTTATCCAATTAATAATTGAATAACTCGCAAGAAGTTTAGTTCATTTATTATCCTGTTTATTTATTGTAGAAAATTaaagtaattttaaaaaaataaatttgatatttgcaaaataatttaaaagaaataaaattttatatttgcaaatatcaatttttaaaaatttaattaaaatttaaaaaaaaaaatttaatttattttttattatttatatatatatatccacagTTTtgcttttcaataaattttttattaaaaataataatttttctataatcaaaattataccatactttttcataattaaaattaaataattatttaaaaatatttatttccaataataaaaactaatcatatttttataaaaaataaatactttcatattaaaaataaaataaaatataaaatatattttataatgatttacttttaatcataaaaGAAAcgaataattttttaattctttgaattaaaaaatttattttttattattattgat harbors:
- the LOC110665481 gene encoding protein trichome birefringence-like 11 isoform X1, whose product is MTHLDLCKKFKRLNPLEPSLGILGFLLVTLLFIGCFFYLDYRSVTRGLRHHGVSWLGLVTPSSSSELNTDNGRPGFLDKRGVGCDIFDGNWIWDDSYPLYQSKDCSFIDTGFRCLENGRPDSFYTKWRWQPNHCDLPRFDAKVMLEKLRNRRLVFVGDSVGRNQWESLLCMLATAVRDNSSIYEVNGRPITKHRGFLAFMFKDYNCTVEYYRAPFLIYQGRPPVGAPEKVKMTLRVDKLDWTSPQWRNADVLIFNSGHWWNYEKTIRVDCYFQEGDEVKMDMSVETAYRRSLETLIDWTHSKINMSKTQVFFRTYAPIHFRGGDWKTGGSCHMEKLPDLGSLPSSSDYHFKILFDVLLEHSNESHVMNLDLLNVTNMAAQRKDGHASVYYLEPGIGPASLHRQDCSHWCLPGVPDSWNELLYAFLLKRESAHAQNSTESSQAPL
- the LOC110665481 gene encoding protein trichome birefringence-like 11 isoform X2, giving the protein MTHLDLCKKFKRLNPLEPSLGILGFLLVTLLFIGCFFYLDYRSVTRGLRHHGVSWLGLVTPSSSSELNTDNGRPGFLDKRGVGCDIFDGNWIWDDSYPLYQSKDCSFIDTGFRCLENGRPDSFYTKWRWQPNHCDLPRFDAKVMLEKLRNRRLVFVGDSVGRNQWESLLCMLATAVRDNSSIYEGRPPVGAPEKVKMTLRVDKLDWTSPQWRNADVLIFNSGHWWNYEKTIRVDCYFQEGDEVKMDMSVETAYRRSLETLIDWTHSKINMSKTQVFFRTYAPIHFRGGDWKTGGSCHMEKLPDLGSLPSSSDYHFKILFDVLLEHSNESHVMNLDLLNVTNMAAQRKDGHASVYYLEPGIGPASLHRQDCSHWCLPGVPDSWNELLYAFLLKRESAHAQNSTESSQAPL